The following proteins come from a genomic window of Acidobacteriota bacterium:
- the sufD gene encoding Fe-S cluster assembly protein SufD, with the protein MPQVAERHETYAADFEAFRESPAFGPEWLRTARSSAFARFIARGFPTTRDEEWKFTNVAAIAATSFRRVTGGPRVTAADLEPFLFKTAFGMQAVVVNGRLSSELSSLENLPAGVTVSGMAEAMTDQPPLEGPSLKSDHPFVLLNTAFCEGGVFIHIAPKAVVTEPIHVLFISAPGADPGLVAPRLFVVAGEQSQSSIVENYAGIGAAPVLTTAVTEVLLGPGAMVDHVKVQRETAEAFHMASTFVHLHRASTFTSQAITFGGRIARNDITATLAGDGAECTLNGLYVADGETLVDTHTTIDHAMPHCPSHEVYKGILTGRAKAVFNGKIIVRPDAQKTDAKQTNKALLLSDEASINTKPQLEIFADDVKCTHGAAIGQLDADQLFYLRARGIGVQDARNMLIHAFASDVLNGIKHDAVRDRLEEVLVEKLHLPA; encoded by the coding sequence ATGCCGCAGGTAGCCGAGCGTCACGAGACTTACGCGGCCGACTTCGAGGCATTCCGCGAATCACCGGCCTTTGGACCCGAGTGGCTCCGCACCGCGCGGTCCTCGGCCTTTGCCCGGTTCATCGCGCGAGGCTTCCCGACCACGCGCGACGAAGAGTGGAAGTTCACGAACGTGGCCGCGATTGCCGCCACCAGCTTCCGGCGCGTCACCGGCGGCCCAAGAGTGACCGCGGCCGACCTCGAGCCGTTCCTCTTCAAAACCGCGTTCGGCATGCAGGCCGTGGTGGTGAATGGCCGGCTGTCTTCTGAACTCTCGTCGCTCGAGAACCTGCCGGCGGGCGTCACTGTGTCCGGCATGGCCGAAGCGATGACCGACCAGCCGCCCCTGGAAGGCCCGAGCCTCAAGAGCGACCATCCGTTTGTCTTGCTGAACACGGCCTTCTGCGAAGGCGGTGTCTTCATCCACATCGCCCCGAAGGCCGTGGTGACCGAGCCCATCCATGTGCTCTTCATCTCGGCACCAGGCGCCGATCCTGGCCTTGTGGCTCCGCGCCTCTTCGTCGTCGCTGGTGAGCAGTCGCAGTCATCCATTGTGGAGAACTACGCGGGAATCGGCGCCGCGCCGGTGCTGACCACCGCCGTGACCGAGGTGCTGCTGGGACCGGGAGCGATGGTGGACCACGTCAAGGTGCAGCGCGAAACGGCCGAGGCCTTCCACATGGCCAGCACGTTTGTGCATTTGCACCGTGCCAGCACGTTTACGTCCCAGGCCATCACGTTCGGCGGGCGCATCGCGCGCAACGACATCACGGCCACACTTGCGGGAGACGGCGCCGAGTGCACGCTCAACGGCCTCTACGTGGCCGACGGCGAGACCCTCGTGGACACGCACACCACCATCGACCACGCGATGCCGCACTGCCCGAGTCACGAAGTCTACAAAGGCATCCTGACCGGACGCGCCAAAGCGGTGTTCAACGGCAAGATCATCGTGCGGCCCGACGCCCAGAAGACCGACGCGAAACAGACCAACAAAGCGCTCCTGCTCTCGGACGAAGCCTCAATCAACACCAAGCCGCAGCTCGAAATTTTTGCGGATGATGTGAAGTGCACCCATGGCGCGGCCATCGGCCAGCTCGATGCCGACCAGTTGTTCTACCTGCGCGCTCGTGGCATCGGAGTGCAGGATGCGCGCAACATGCTCATTCACGCGTTTGCCAGTGATGTCCTCAACGGGATCAAACACGACGCCGTGCGAGACCGTCTCGAAGAGGTCCTGGTCGAGAAGCTGCACCTGCCGGCATGA
- the sufC gene encoding Fe-S cluster assembly ATPase SufC → MLEISDLRVRVEDKEILKGLSLSVNPGEVHAIMGPNGSGKSTLARILCGHPGYEATGGTVAYDGKDLLDMDPEERAREGVFMAFQYPVEIPGVNNSYFLKAALNAVRKHRGLQELDAVEFLQVIREKAKLLEMDQSMLHRAVNEGFSGGEKKRNEIFQMAVLEPKLAILDETDSGLDIDALRIVANGVNALRSPDRAIIVVTHYQRLLDYIVPDFVHVLSGGRIVKSGGKELALELEDKGYGWVDAVAGARA, encoded by the coding sequence TTGCTCGAGATTTCGGATCTGCGTGTCAGGGTCGAGGACAAGGAAATCCTCAAGGGCCTGAGCTTGTCGGTCAACCCTGGCGAAGTGCACGCCATCATGGGGCCCAACGGCTCGGGCAAGAGCACGCTGGCCCGTATCCTCTGCGGCCACCCCGGCTATGAGGCCACGGGCGGCACGGTGGCCTACGACGGCAAGGACCTGCTGGACATGGACCCCGAGGAGCGCGCCCGTGAAGGCGTGTTCATGGCGTTCCAGTATCCGGTGGAAATTCCCGGCGTCAACAACTCCTACTTCCTCAAGGCCGCGCTCAACGCCGTGCGCAAGCACCGCGGACTGCAGGAACTGGACGCCGTCGAGTTCCTCCAGGTGATCCGCGAAAAGGCGAAGCTCCTCGAGATGGATCAGTCGATGCTGCACCGCGCGGTTAACGAAGGATTTTCGGGCGGTGAGAAAAAGCGCAACGAGATCTTCCAGATGGCGGTGCTCGAACCGAAGCTGGCGATTCTCGACGAGACCGATTCCGGCCTCGACATCGACGCCCTCCGCATTGTCGCCAATGGCGTCAACGCGTTGCGCAGCCCCGATCGCGCCATCATCGTGGTGACCCACTATCAGCGCCTGCTCGACTACATCGTGCCGGACTTCGTGCACGTGCTCAGCGGCGGCCGCATCGTGAAGTCGGGCGGCAAGGAACTGGCGCTCGAGCTTGAAGACAAGGGGTACGGCTGGGTGGATGCCGTGGCCGGAGCCCGGGCGTAG